Within the Micromonospora citrea genome, the region ACAGGTCCTCCAGGTAGCGCAGCACCACGGCGGCCCGCTGGCGGGGCGGCAGGGTACGCAGCGCCACGACGACCGCCTGGCGGAGCGCGATGTCGTCGGCGTGGTCCCGGGCGATTCCCTCGTTGTCGCCGAGTGCCTGCTCGGGTCGCCGGGACCGCCGCCGCCACCGGTTGATCGACCGGTTGACCAGGGCCCGCCGGGCGTACGCCTCCGGGACCGTGCGCACCCGGCGCCAGCGCACGTACATCTGCTCCAGCACCTCCTGGAGCAGGTCCTCGGCCGCGTGCCGGTCACCGGTCAGCAGGTAGGCCACCCGCAACAGCGCCACCGACCTCGTACGGACGAAGTCGTCGAACTCCGTGCCATGCGGATCTCGCATCTACCCTCCTGGTCTCTCGGTCAGCAAGACACCGCGGTGGGCCGCAGGGTTTACCGGCCTGTGCCGCCGAAGGCGCAGGCGCGCATTTCGGCGCCGGCCTCGCACGCCACCTGCGCCGGTCGGGGCGGGCGGCAGCGGGCTAGAGGCGCCAGGGCGGCGGGGCGGGCGGGAGGTAGCGGCAGGTGCCGCCGGTGGAGACGGTGTCGCGCAGGTGGGCGGCGAGCGCCGGGTGCCGGTCGTCGAGCTTGCGCAGCACGTCCCGGATGCGGGCGGTCACCGTCTTGCGGGCGCGTTCCGCCTCGTCGCCGAGGCGGCGGGTGCGGCCGGCCAGCCCGGCTGCGGCGCGCAGCTCGGCGAGCAGGGCCGCCCGCTCGGCGTCGAGGGCGGCCACCTTCGCCTCGTCGTCGCGCCCGGCGGCGCGGTCGATCTCGGCGTCCAGCCACTCCAGATGGCGCCGGTAGCGGGCCTTCGCCTCGTCGTCGAGGACCGGGTCGCCGCCCATCCGGCGGGCGGCGACGAGTTCCGGCCCGGCGGCCGGGTCGAGCAGCTCGACCGCCGGCACGTCGACGCCGGGCCGGGCCAGCAGCAGGTGCAGGTCGTGCAGGCCCTTGGCGTCGGGCAGGTGCACGACGGTGCCGGCGTAGGCGAGCTGCCAGACCGGGCCGTCGCGGCGGAACTCGTACGCCTCGACCGGCGGCTGCCCGACGACGGGCCCGGCGAGCGGAGTCGTCCCGGGCGGCCCCGGGACGGCCGGCGCGGGCGCGACAGCCGGCACGGACGTGACAGCCGGCTCGGACGTGACAGCCGGCTCGGACGTGACAACCGGCTCGGACGTGACAGCCGGCGGGGGCGACCCGGCCGACCGGGCGGCCACCTGGCGCATGCCGAGCGCGGCGGCGTCCCGGACGGCGGCGGCGCGCAGCGCGGTGGCCGCCGCCGTGTCGCCCGGGCGGTCGCGCCCGGTCAGCGCCTCCGCCAGCCCGACCCGGGCCAGCACGGACCAGGGCCGGGCGCCCATCGAGTCGGCGGAGTCGCGGGCCGCGGCGAAGCCCGCCACCGCGTCGTCCCAGCGCTGCTCCGCCGCGTCGACGGCGGCCAGCCAGTGGTCGACGGGGCCGCTGACGTCGCAGCCGAACAGCGCCGTGATCCACTGCCCCCGGTGTGGCCGCAGCGCCTCGCGGGCCTCGGCGCAGCGGTCGGGGTCGCCGGTGGCGGCGGCGACCTGGGCGCGCAGCCGCAGCCACAGCGGCGCGACCATCTGGCTGTAGCTGGTGCCGTCGGCCTCGATCCCGGCGGTCAGCCGCAGCGCCGTCGCGGCGTCGCCGCGCTCGGCCGCGGTGATGGCCCGGGCGACCC harbors:
- a CDS encoding SigE family RNA polymerase sigma factor, with protein sequence MRDPHGTEFDDFVRTRSVALLRVAYLLTGDRHAAEDLLQEVLEQMYVRWRRVRTVPEAYARRALVNRSINRWRRRSRRPEQALGDNEGIARDHADDIALRQAVVVALRTLPPRQRAAVVLRYLEDLSVADVAATLRCSEGAVKSHSSRGLARLREALAGSSLVLSVPTDTGGAR